In one Verrucomicrobiota bacterium JB022 genomic region, the following are encoded:
- a CDS encoding response regulator encodes MSKARLFYAEDNNINQRVLGAILKRFGVSCQMCDNGVELLEALQGQQADLIFMDIQMPEMDGVEATRRIRAGEAGPGNANVPIVGLSAFARMGDASAYAEAGMDGYYDKPIHADTIRRVLTTYQLLPQD; translated from the coding sequence ATGTCAAAAGCCCGTCTGTTTTACGCTGAGGACAACAACATCAATCAGCGCGTGCTTGGCGCAATCCTCAAGCGGTTCGGCGTCAGCTGCCAGATGTGCGACAACGGGGTCGAGCTGCTCGAAGCCCTGCAGGGCCAACAGGCCGACTTGATTTTTATGGACATCCAGATGCCGGAGATGGACGGCGTTGAGGCTACCCGCCGCATTCGTGCGGGCGAGGCTGGGCCCGGTAATGCCAATGTGCCCATCGTAGGCCTCTCTGCCTTCGCCCGCATGGGCGATGCCTCGGCCTATGCTGAGGCGGGTATGGACGGGTATTATGACAAACCCATCCACGCCGATACGATCCGCCGCGTCCTGACGACCTACCAGCTGTTGCCGCAGGATTAG
- a CDS encoding SMP-30/gluconolactonase/LRE family protein: MKAENVLHAQACLGEGPIWWHEHLLWIDVERGELHRFNPQTGIDTQLPCGEKIGTVVPRAGDSRVIVAKTTGLVAFDLQTGQQEALPSPARHLLGDRFNDGKCDPRGRLFVGTTSEEPGDEGQARLFRFDGDGSFREVLGGLTISNGVCWDAERGLFFFIDTPTGRIDLFDYDVQTGDIANRRPLLQVPEDWGHPDGMTRDAEGNLWVAFYAGGAVRCIDSHRGTLLAEVRLPVPHVTACAFGGEGLRTLYITTGSRDVKDRAALPEAGDLFACEPGVAGEPAVPFAG; the protein is encoded by the coding sequence ATGAAAGCGGAAAACGTCCTGCACGCACAAGCCTGCCTCGGCGAAGGCCCCATCTGGTGGCATGAGCATCTCCTGTGGATCGACGTGGAGCGTGGAGAGCTGCACCGCTTCAACCCTCAAACCGGGATCGACACGCAACTGCCCTGCGGCGAAAAGATCGGCACCGTCGTGCCCCGGGCGGGTGACAGCCGAGTGATCGTGGCCAAAACGACCGGGCTCGTCGCCTTTGATCTTCAGACCGGCCAACAGGAGGCCCTGCCCTCCCCTGCGCGCCATCTGTTGGGCGACCGCTTCAACGACGGCAAGTGCGATCCGCGCGGGCGGCTGTTTGTCGGCACCACCTCGGAAGAGCCCGGCGACGAAGGCCAGGCCCGCCTCTTTCGCTTCGACGGCGACGGCAGCTTCCGCGAAGTCCTCGGCGGGTTGACGATCTCCAACGGCGTGTGCTGGGATGCCGAGCGCGGCCTCTTTTTCTTCATCGACACGCCAACTGGCCGCATCGACCTCTTTGACTACGATGTGCAGACGGGCGATATCGCCAACCGGCGGCCGCTGCTGCAAGTGCCCGAAGACTGGGGCCACCCCGACGGCATGACGCGCGATGCGGAGGGCAACCTATGGGTCGCCTTTTACGCGGGCGGGGCCGTGCGCTGCATCGACAGCCATCGCGGCACTTTGCTCGCCGAGGTTCGCCTGCCGGTGCCGCATGTCACGGCGTGTGCCTTCGGCGGCGAGGGGCTGCGCACGCTTTATATCACCACGGGGTCCCGCGACGTAAAAGACCGCGCTGCACTGCCTGAGGCCGGCGACCTTTTTGCCTGCGAACCCGGCGTGGCGGGAGAGCCGGCAGTGCCGTTTGCGGGCTAA
- the gcvPB gene encoding aminomethyl-transferring glycine dehydrogenase subunit GcvPB, protein MSKLPYDPSAFPRESHRHYLPASEAELQAMLQRLNLSSLDELFAHVPEEVRFAKAPDLPDELGYEETAAHVEAISQRNRPLPGFLGDGLPHFSVSPIVPYVLGLRKLATAYTPYQPERSQGTLICHWIYQCALTSLTGFEAINSSLYDRASGIYEALATALRMQRKADIAIVCDGLYPADLETVETLIADTEFSLERVPLDPTTGRISLTALRRKAEELGSRVGAIVFPQVNTLGLLEDVDALTDLCAELGVQSVAVVDPMLLGPDGLKEPAAYGQNGANMIVGEAQHLAIGPNFGGPGLGLFGVRYNDANKNAIRYTPGRYVGKALDGAGRDCRVMVLSTREQHIRKEKATSNICSNQAFLATLAGSALLERGAEGIGTMLRQARATAVELFEQLTRFEGVRPAFEEAPFFNELTLEVPEPVDELLADARKAGLHLGVDVSDRIGGGKRPLLKLSTSDRQDADVVAQTVAFFAERYGEPTQPAAHLPKVPAPLQRKQTPNLPRYSQEKLQDYYNQLAELNVSPDDGIYPLGSCTMKYNPYLNEWAAALPGFADLHPQTPIEDAQGALEVLWESQEWFRKITGLAAVTTQPVAGAQGELVGIKLFQAYHRSRGEHHRKVLLIPASAHGTNFATASMAGCTLALLKGGDNGLIDEADLDAQLAKHGANLAGIMVTNPNTTGLFERDFKRIADKVHAAGGLVYMDGANMNAIAGWVDLGALGVDAVHNNLHKTWSIPHGGGGPGDGFVAVSARLQDFLPGYQIEKRGGRFEPVRPLHSIGRFHRHWGNFGHKVRAYTYLSRLGKEGVRRMSAVAVLAARYCLASAKERFPLLPAGSDEKRMHEFIMTLSKADFERLEAAGVPHAAVIARIGKLFLDFGYHAPTVAWPETYGVMIEPTESYTQAELDRFNEAVLAIGEIVTEHPEVLQVVPLFMPTERIDEVAANRNLVLNAPLDELPPIHPTPVPAQELLDMDVQALKARIVAAAQQKLAAQA, encoded by the coding sequence ATGTCCAAACTTCCGTACGATCCCAGCGCTTTTCCGCGCGAATCCCACCGCCACTACCTGCCTGCCTCCGAAGCGGAGCTGCAGGCGATGCTGCAACGGCTGAACCTGAGCAGCCTGGACGAGCTGTTTGCCCATGTGCCGGAGGAGGTGCGTTTTGCCAAGGCGCCCGACCTGCCCGACGAGCTGGGCTACGAAGAGACGGCCGCCCACGTCGAGGCCATTTCGCAGCGCAACCGTCCGCTGCCGGGCTTCCTTGGCGACGGCCTGCCGCACTTCAGCGTGAGCCCCATCGTGCCCTACGTGCTGGGGCTGCGCAAGCTGGCCACCGCCTACACGCCCTACCAGCCCGAGCGCTCGCAGGGCACCCTGATCTGCCACTGGATCTACCAGTGCGCGCTGACTTCGCTGACCGGCTTCGAGGCGATCAACAGCTCCCTCTACGATCGTGCGAGCGGGATCTACGAGGCCCTCGCCACCGCGCTCCGCATGCAGCGCAAGGCCGACATCGCCATCGTCTGCGACGGCCTTTACCCAGCCGACCTCGAAACCGTCGAGACGCTGATTGCCGATACCGAATTTTCGCTGGAGCGCGTGCCGCTCGACCCGACCACCGGCCGCATCTCCCTGACCGCCCTGCGCCGCAAGGCCGAAGAGCTGGGCAGCCGCGTGGGCGCCATCGTTTTCCCGCAGGTCAATACCCTCGGCCTGCTCGAAGATGTCGACGCACTGACCGACCTCTGCGCCGAGCTGGGCGTGCAGAGCGTGGCCGTGGTCGATCCGATGCTGCTCGGGCCCGACGGCCTGAAGGAGCCGGCAGCCTACGGCCAGAACGGTGCCAACATGATCGTGGGCGAAGCGCAACACCTCGCCATCGGTCCCAATTTCGGTGGTCCGGGCCTCGGTCTGTTTGGCGTGCGCTACAACGACGCCAACAAGAACGCCATCCGCTACACCCCCGGTCGCTACGTGGGCAAGGCCCTCGACGGAGCGGGCCGCGATTGCCGGGTGATGGTGCTCAGCACCCGCGAGCAGCATATCCGCAAGGAGAAGGCTACCTCCAACATTTGCTCCAACCAGGCCTTTCTCGCCACCCTCGCCGGCTCGGCCCTGCTTGAGCGCGGGGCGGAAGGGATCGGCACGATGCTACGCCAGGCCCGTGCGACCGCGGTCGAGCTGTTTGAGCAGCTGACCCGTTTTGAAGGCGTGCGCCCGGCATTCGAAGAGGCTCCGTTCTTCAACGAGCTGACCCTCGAAGTGCCGGAGCCGGTGGACGAGCTGTTGGCCGACGCCCGCAAGGCCGGTCTGCACCTCGGCGTGGACGTGAGCGACCGCATCGGCGGCGGCAAGCGCCCCCTGCTCAAGCTCTCGACGAGCGACCGCCAGGACGCGGACGTGGTGGCCCAGACGGTGGCGTTCTTTGCGGAGCGCTATGGCGAGCCGACCCAGCCAGCGGCTCACCTGCCCAAGGTCCCCGCGCCGCTCCAGCGCAAGCAGACCCCCAACCTTCCCCGCTATTCGCAGGAAAAGCTGCAGGACTATTACAACCAGCTCGCCGAGCTGAATGTGAGCCCCGACGACGGGATCTACCCGCTCGGCTCCTGCACGATGAAATACAACCCCTACCTCAACGAGTGGGCGGCCGCCCTGCCGGGCTTTGCCGATCTGCACCCGCAGACCCCCATTGAGGACGCCCAAGGCGCGCTGGAGGTGTTGTGGGAGTCGCAGGAGTGGTTCCGCAAGATCACCGGCCTCGCCGCCGTCACGACCCAACCGGTCGCCGGCGCGCAGGGTGAGCTGGTGGGCATCAAGCTCTTCCAGGCCTACCACCGCAGCCGTGGCGAACACCACCGCAAGGTGCTGCTGATCCCCGCCTCGGCCCACGGCACCAACTTTGCCACCGCCAGCATGGCCGGTTGCACCCTCGCCCTGCTCAAGGGCGGCGACAATGGCCTGATCGACGAGGCCGACCTCGATGCACAGCTCGCCAAGCACGGGGCCAACCTCGCCGGCATCATGGTGACCAACCCGAACACTACCGGCCTCTTCGAGCGCGACTTCAAGCGCATCGCCGACAAGGTCCACGCCGCCGGCGGCCTCGTCTACATGGACGGCGCCAACATGAACGCCATCGCGGGCTGGGTCGACCTCGGCGCGCTGGGCGTCGATGCGGTGCACAACAACCTGCACAAGACGTGGTCGATCCCGCACGGCGGCGGCGGCCCGGGCGACGGCTTCGTGGCCGTCAGCGCCCGTTTGCAAGACTTCCTGCCGGGCTACCAGATCGAGAAGCGCGGGGGCCGTTTCGAGCCCGTGCGCCCGCTCCACAGCATCGGCCGCTTCCACCGCCACTGGGGCAACTTTGGCCACAAGGTGCGCGCCTACACCTACCTCAGCCGTCTGGGCAAAGAGGGTGTGCGACGCATGTCTGCCGTGGCCGTGCTCGCCGCTCGCTACTGCCTCGCCAGCGCCAAGGAACGTTTCCCGCTACTCCCCGCCGGCAGCGACGAAAAGCGCATGCACGAGTTTATCATGACGCTGAGCAAGGCCGACTTTGAGCGCCTGGAGGCCGCCGGGGTCCCGCACGCCGCCGTCATCGCCCGCATCGGCAAGCTGTTCCTCGATTTCGGCTACCACGCGCCCACCGTAGCCTGGCCCGAGACCTATGGCGTGATGATCGAGCCGACCGAGAGCTACACGCAGGCCGAGCTGGACCGCTTCAACGAGGCCGTGCTCGCCATCGGCGAAATCGTGACCGAGCACCCCGAGGTGTTGCAGGTGGTGCCGCTCTTCATGCCTACCGAGCGCATCGACGAAGTGGCGGCCAACCGCAACCTCGTGCTCAACGCCCCGCTCGATGAGCTGCCCCCCATCCACCCGACCCCCGTGCCCGCGCAAGAGCTGCTCGACATGGATGTGCAGGCGCTCAAGGCCCGCATCGTCGCCGCCGCCCAGCAAAAGCTCGCGGCGCAGGCGTAG
- the nth gene encoding endonuclease III, with product MNKKERAAFVYQQLQDFCSEPIIPLRYYDAYSLLVAVLLSAQCTDERVNQVTPKLWELARTPQEMAEIPEEKILEIVRPCGLGPRKAKAIKELSRILTTQYGGAVPQTSEELEALPGVGHKTAEVVRAQAFDIPSFPVDTHIHRLAQRFGLTSGQNVVQTERDLKALYPPETWNHLHLQFIYYGRAHCTARKKCDGSPEACPMCPHVNAGRRTARKTKKA from the coding sequence ATGAACAAAAAGGAACGCGCCGCTTTTGTCTACCAACAGCTCCAGGATTTCTGCTCAGAACCCATCATCCCATTAAGATATTATGATGCCTACTCGCTGCTAGTAGCTGTGCTACTCAGCGCCCAGTGCACCGACGAACGGGTCAATCAGGTGACGCCCAAGCTGTGGGAGCTGGCGCGCACGCCGCAGGAAATGGCCGAAATCCCGGAAGAAAAGATCCTCGAAATCGTGCGCCCTTGCGGTCTCGGCCCGCGCAAGGCCAAGGCGATCAAGGAACTGTCCCGCATCCTCACCACGCAGTATGGCGGGGCGGTGCCCCAGACGAGCGAAGAGCTGGAAGCCCTGCCCGGCGTCGGCCACAAAACGGCGGAGGTGGTGCGCGCGCAGGCCTTCGACATCCCGTCGTTCCCCGTCGACACCCATATCCACCGATTGGCCCAGCGCTTTGGCCTCACCAGCGGTCAGAACGTCGTCCAGACCGAGCGCGACCTGAAGGCTCTCTACCCGCCGGAGACCTGGAACCACCTGCACCTGCAGTTCATCTACTACGGCCGCGCCCACTGCACCGCCCGCAAAAAGTGCGACGGCTCCCCCGAGGCCTGCCCCATGTGCCCCCACGTTAACGCCGGGAGAAGAACGGCGCGCAAGACGAAGAAGGCGTAG
- a CDS encoding PEP-CTERM sorting domain-containing protein, with product MKNKNTLSVLTAVAAFAGATHGQLVVESFNYPDGSLVGALNSPWITSGGTSGQVQVSSGAITINDSDTEDVAIGFGSQTSGELFASFEFSVADPVSYTGVDFEYFAHFRNDASAFISRIDLAAFSASGFRVGISSNTSEAQSVWATDLAYGTTYTAVLSYSFETGSSTLWIDPVDRNSVNIVGTSLSVGELDAFVFRQSGATPDQSITLDNLTIDTAFPVAAVPEPSTYAALAGLCGIAFACIRRRLRA from the coding sequence GTGAAAAACAAAAATACGCTGTCTGTTCTCACCGCCGTTGCCGCATTTGCCGGGGCCACCCACGGCCAACTCGTGGTTGAGTCCTTCAACTATCCGGATGGGAGCCTGGTAGGTGCCCTCAATTCACCTTGGATCACTTCCGGGGGCACTTCGGGTCAAGTCCAGGTGTCGTCCGGTGCCATTACCATCAACGATAGCGACACGGAAGACGTTGCGATTGGTTTTGGTTCGCAGACCTCTGGAGAGCTTTTCGCGAGCTTCGAATTTTCCGTTGCCGATCCGGTAAGCTATACGGGCGTGGATTTCGAATATTTTGCGCATTTCCGCAATGATGCCTCCGCCTTCATTTCTCGCATCGATTTAGCAGCCTTCTCGGCTTCGGGCTTTCGTGTCGGCATCTCCAGCAACACCAGCGAAGCTCAATCGGTTTGGGCTACTGATCTGGCCTACGGAACTACCTACACCGCCGTTCTAAGCTATTCGTTCGAAACGGGATCCTCCACCTTGTGGATCGATCCGGTCGACCGCAACTCTGTCAACATTGTCGGGACGTCGCTGTCAGTCGGAGAGCTTGATGCGTTCGTGTTTCGTCAGTCCGGGGCCACGCCCGATCAGTCGATTACCCTCGACAATCTGACCATCGACACGGCTTTCCCGGTTGCCGCCGTGCCCGAGCCCTCCACCTATGCCGCGCTGGCAGGCCTCTGTGGGATTGCTTTCGCCTGCATCCGCCGTCGCCTGCGCGCTTAA
- a CDS encoding PspA/IM30 family protein: MSIWNRIRINFRTEVTRLLDQVENHEAVADELLGKARQQLAAAETRLVRLQREREQLDQQQRDAVAKAEQWQTRAVQNATANQELALQCLQRKKAAAELARQREEELVQLDGLVHEVEQELDESRRLIGELNRRKQALAARDLSQRAQQDSRAASGDEELGRLLDRWEEQVRVRELERPMGRGKPVDRLEQQFREEEERDALARELAELKSNLNQA; this comes from the coding sequence ATGAGTATCTGGAATCGTATCCGCATCAATTTCCGCACTGAGGTGACGCGCCTGCTCGATCAGGTGGAGAACCATGAAGCTGTCGCCGACGAATTGCTCGGCAAGGCACGCCAGCAGTTGGCGGCGGCTGAGACGCGCCTCGTGCGTCTGCAACGAGAGCGCGAGCAGCTCGACCAGCAGCAGCGCGACGCAGTGGCCAAAGCCGAACAGTGGCAGACCCGGGCCGTTCAGAACGCCACCGCCAACCAAGAGCTGGCCCTGCAGTGTCTCCAGCGCAAGAAGGCCGCCGCCGAACTGGCCCGCCAACGCGAAGAGGAGCTGGTGCAGCTCGACGGCCTGGTCCACGAGGTGGAGCAAGAGCTGGACGAAAGCCGCCGCCTGATTGGCGAGCTGAACCGTCGCAAGCAGGCCCTCGCCGCACGCGACCTGAGCCAGCGGGCGCAGCAGGATTCGCGGGCCGCGAGCGGCGACGAGGAGCTGGGCCGCTTGCTCGACCGTTGGGAAGAGCAAGTGCGCGTGCGTGAACTGGAGCGCCCTATGGGGCGAGGGAAGCCCGTCGACCGTCTGGAGCAGCAGTTCCGCGAGGAGGAAGAGCGCGACGCGCTGGCTCGCGAGCTGGCTGAACTGAAGTCGAACCTCAACCAGGCCTAA
- a CDS encoding TrkH family potassium uptake protein, whose protein sequence is MNYSIVIRLLGTIAVTICLAFLLSWGVAWFLDDGSDWAGPARWGFGISTAIAGAIGTAGLILGRSKNHKMFRKEALATIGLGWIFASVLGALPYYFILPGIHFADCIFESASGFTTTGASILSDLEHMPLSLLFWRSLSQWIGGLGVVVFFVALLSFLGAGAKVLFSRESSAQAADLDASRVQQGVLKILLFYLGLSALCTVVFLMCGLSLYDALNHMFTTLSTGGFSTRSASVADFNNPAFEWAVIVFMALGGCSFLVILRLIKGDWKYLSQSTEVKSYFGIIGGATAMVTLFLYLGLNADSFEGAVRDAAFQVISIMTTTGFATEDYQQWLPATHIIFFILMIIGGCSGSTAGGIKVIRLCVAWKVARHHVERAYRARVVRPLKVNDQHLDQSTIDSIMVFLVQMAMIFLVSTLIVAVLEPQLSFTGNFSAVAATLFNIGPGLEEVGPTQNFAFFHSGTKIFLSLLMILGRLELYAILALFSPALWKKY, encoded by the coding sequence ATGAATTACTCCATTGTCATCCGCCTGCTCGGCACGATTGCCGTCACCATCTGCCTCGCCTTCCTCCTCAGTTGGGGTGTCGCCTGGTTTCTCGACGATGGCAGCGACTGGGCGGGCCCGGCGCGTTGGGGTTTTGGGATCAGCACGGCAATCGCGGGCGCGATCGGCACCGCAGGCCTCATCCTTGGGCGGTCCAAGAACCACAAGATGTTTCGCAAGGAGGCGCTGGCCACGATCGGCCTGGGCTGGATCTTCGCCAGCGTGCTCGGTGCCCTGCCCTACTACTTTATCCTCCCCGGCATTCACTTTGCGGACTGTATCTTCGAATCCGCCTCCGGCTTTACCACCACAGGAGCCTCGATCCTGAGCGATCTGGAGCACATGCCGCTGAGCCTGCTCTTCTGGCGCAGCCTTAGCCAGTGGATCGGCGGCTTGGGGGTGGTGGTGTTCTTCGTCGCGCTGCTCAGCTTCCTCGGCGCAGGGGCCAAGGTGCTCTTTTCGCGCGAATCCAGCGCGCAGGCGGCCGATCTCGATGCCTCGCGGGTGCAACAGGGCGTGTTGAAGATCCTCCTGTTCTACCTCGGTCTTTCGGCGCTCTGCACCGTCGTGTTTCTCATGTGCGGGCTCAGCCTCTACGACGCGCTCAACCACATGTTCACGACGCTGAGCACGGGGGGCTTCAGCACGCGCTCCGCCAGCGTGGCCGATTTCAACAACCCGGCCTTTGAATGGGCGGTCATCGTCTTCATGGCCTTGGGCGGCTGCAGCTTTCTCGTTATCCTGCGCCTGATCAAGGGCGACTGGAAGTATCTCAGCCAGTCGACCGAGGTGAAGAGCTACTTCGGCATCATCGGCGGGGCCACGGCAATGGTGACACTCTTCCTCTATCTGGGCCTCAACGCAGACAGCTTTGAAGGAGCCGTGCGCGACGCAGCCTTCCAGGTGATCTCGATCATGACGACCACGGGCTTCGCGACCGAAGACTACCAGCAGTGGCTGCCCGCGACACATATCATCTTTTTCATCCTCATGATCATCGGCGGCTGCTCCGGCTCCACTGCTGGCGGCATCAAGGTGATCCGCCTCTGCGTGGCCTGGAAGGTGGCTCGCCATCACGTTGAGCGGGCCTACCGGGCTCGCGTTGTGCGCCCGCTGAAGGTCAACGACCAGCACCTCGACCAGAGCACGATCGATTCGATCATGGTCTTCCTCGTCCAGATGGCGATGATCTTCCTCGTGTCGACCCTCATCGTAGCCGTGCTGGAGCCCCAGCTCAGCTTTACGGGCAACTTCTCTGCCGTCGCCGCCACGCTGTTCAACATCGGCCCCGGCCTCGAAGAAGTCGGCCCTACGCAGAACTTCGCCTTCTTCCACAGCGGCACCAAGATATTCCTCTCGCTGCTCATGATCCTGGGCCGCCTCGAGCTCTACGCCATCCTCGCCCTCTTCTCCCCCGCCCTCTGGAAGAAGTATTAG
- the trkA gene encoding Trk system potassium transporter TrkA, with product MKIVIVGAGEVGTFLSWTLSNEGHDVTVIESNLERATAIDEEHNVKVIQGNGSSAGVLKKAGVDSCDCFLAMTRDDKTNLIASSLAKVLGARLVVTRNHDQTYQDNSLVNYRLHFGIDVMINPEGLSAVELAKTIRNPARVAVENFARGQIEAQRVRVDKSAKWRGRSLRDIRLPQDIRIGFIRRGEQEDVPHADTVLEEGDIVTIFGPPHDVSRIRGKFDPHSEASTARVVILGGGETAVALIRLLSSSRFRIRIIEKNADKCQRLAEAFPHVTIIRGDGTKLRLMEEEQVGDADYFVASTGDDENNIMAGIQAAKLGANHVQVVLNKSDYEEMLNHLRSTLGIESLVSPRLVTLNEVQRYLSKEPYIELFQFPRQQVRILEIGVKNDSPAAGKALREIAWPQGSVAVALLHKYSVKVPGADDQILGGDRVVVIAREDTVPKLLRLLGHA from the coding sequence ATGAAGATTGTCATTGTCGGCGCGGGCGAAGTCGGGACCTTTCTGAGCTGGACCCTCAGCAACGAGGGGCACGACGTGACCGTGATCGAGTCCAACCTCGAGCGCGCGACCGCGATCGATGAGGAGCACAACGTCAAGGTGATCCAGGGCAACGGCAGCAGCGCCGGGGTGCTCAAGAAGGCAGGCGTCGACAGTTGCGACTGCTTCCTCGCCATGACGCGCGACGACAAGACCAACCTCATCGCCAGCTCGCTGGCCAAGGTGCTGGGCGCACGCCTGGTGGTGACGCGTAACCACGACCAGACGTATCAGGACAATTCGCTCGTCAACTATCGCTTGCACTTCGGGATCGACGTGATGATCAACCCCGAAGGCCTCAGCGCGGTCGAGCTGGCCAAGACGATCCGCAATCCCGCGCGGGTGGCGGTCGAGAACTTCGCCCGCGGCCAGATCGAAGCCCAGCGCGTGCGGGTCGACAAGAGCGCCAAATGGCGGGGGCGCAGCCTGCGCGACATCCGCCTGCCGCAAGACATCCGCATCGGCTTTATCCGTCGAGGCGAGCAGGAAGACGTGCCCCACGCCGATACCGTGCTGGAAGAGGGCGACATCGTCACGATTTTTGGCCCGCCGCACGACGTGAGCCGCATCCGGGGCAAGTTTGACCCGCACAGCGAGGCCTCGACCGCCCGCGTCGTCATCCTGGGCGGCGGCGAGACGGCGGTGGCGCTCATCCGCCTGCTCAGCAGCTCGCGCTTCCGCATCCGCATTATCGAAAAGAACGCCGACAAGTGCCAGCGGCTGGCGGAAGCCTTCCCCCACGTCACCATTATACGGGGCGACGGCACCAAGCTGCGCCTGATGGAAGAGGAGCAGGTGGGCGATGCCGACTACTTTGTCGCCAGCACGGGCGACGACGAAAACAACATCATGGCGGGCATCCAGGCGGCCAAGCTGGGGGCCAACCACGTGCAGGTGGTGCTCAACAAGAGCGATTACGAGGAAATGCTCAACCACCTGCGCTCGACCCTCGGTATCGAGTCCCTCGTCTCGCCCCGGCTCGTGACGCTCAACGAGGTGCAGCGTTACCTGAGCAAGGAGCCGTACATCGAGCTGTTCCAGTTTCCGCGCCAGCAGGTGCGCATCCTCGAGATCGGCGTTAAGAACGATTCGCCCGCCGCCGGCAAGGCCCTGCGCGAGATCGCCTGGCCTCAAGGCTCCGTCGCAGTCGCCCTGCTGCACAAATACAGTGTGAAGGTGCCGGGCGCCGACGACCAGATCCTCGGTGGAGACCGCGTAGTGGTGATCGCCCGCGAAGACACGGTGCCCAAGCTGTTGCGCCTGCTCGGCCACGCCTAG